A window of the Cystobacter fuscus genome harbors these coding sequences:
- a CDS encoding alpha/beta fold hydrolase: MRLETTLVGNGPRRIGLVHGLGVDSSTWEPFIEQLRAAGEVTVFAPDLRGHGRSPRSDSWGLAEFADDLVETLPHDLDVVVGHSLGGAVLAAAVERLRPGHAVYLDPGFQLGLPTSGLWGRLFWAAPALTLGVAALITARSNAAARKGYPERTQRLIADATARFDKRMATSVFRDIAFHPVVAARPLVPSTVVLSADSKAVLPEALATALTGFGWDVRRLPHLRHDMQLQDPAATFALLRDVLLGE; the protein is encoded by the coding sequence GTGCGACTCGAGACAACGCTCGTGGGCAACGGCCCCCGCCGCATCGGCCTGGTACATGGACTCGGGGTCGACTCGTCCACCTGGGAGCCCTTCATCGAGCAGCTCCGCGCGGCGGGCGAGGTGACGGTTTTCGCGCCCGATCTGCGGGGCCATGGCCGCAGTCCGCGGTCGGACTCGTGGGGGCTCGCCGAGTTCGCCGACGATCTCGTCGAAACCCTCCCGCATGACCTCGACGTCGTCGTGGGACACTCGCTCGGAGGCGCGGTGCTCGCGGCCGCGGTGGAGCGGTTGCGGCCCGGCCACGCGGTGTATCTGGATCCGGGCTTCCAACTGGGCCTGCCGACCTCCGGGCTCTGGGGCCGGCTGTTCTGGGCGGCTCCGGCCCTGACACTCGGTGTCGCCGCCCTCATCACCGCGCGCTCGAACGCGGCGGCGCGCAAGGGCTACCCGGAGCGCACGCAGCGCCTCATCGCGGACGCGACAGCGCGCTTCGACAAGCGGATGGCGACGAGCGTCTTCCGGGACATCGCCTTCCACCCGGTGGTCGCCGCCAGGCCCCTCGTGCCCTCCACTGTCGTGCTCTCCGCGGACAGCAAGGCCGTGTTGCCGGAGGCGCTTGCCACGGCACTGACGGGGTTCGGGTGGGATGTGCGCAGGCTGCCCCACCTGCGCCACGACATGCAGCTGCAGGATCCGGCGGCGACGTTCGCGCTCCTGCGGGACGTGCTGCTCGGCGAGTGA
- a CDS encoding HAD family hydrolase codes for MLKAVIYDLDDTLFPTRSVPEEVSRPMLTALREVLEGCGELKAAQVANILNMLRERPLDEIARRHGLSTEVQARVGGLFTGFRLSCELIPYPDIQVIGQIPGWRFLVTTGFRRLQESKIECLGIAHYFDRIIVDALDEPGRRGKQAIFRELLETYQLRPAEVVVLGDNPHSEIDAGNKLGIPTVQILRGRKQAAESASFHVEDLTKFLRWIETRGMCLPS; via the coding sequence ATGTTGAAAGCAGTGATCTATGACCTGGACGATACACTGTTTCCGACGCGGAGCGTTCCCGAAGAAGTGTCCAGACCGATGCTCACCGCGCTGCGGGAAGTTCTCGAGGGTTGCGGTGAGTTGAAGGCAGCTCAGGTCGCCAATATCCTGAACATGCTACGGGAGCGTCCTCTCGACGAGATCGCCAGGCGCCATGGTCTGTCAACGGAAGTCCAGGCCAGGGTCGGAGGTCTGTTCACGGGATTCCGCCTGAGCTGTGAGCTGATACCCTATCCCGATATCCAAGTGATTGGGCAGATTCCCGGATGGCGCTTCCTCGTCACGACGGGATTCCGGCGACTGCAAGAGAGCAAGATCGAGTGTCTTGGGATTGCTCATTACTTCGACCGCATCATCGTCGATGCCCTCGATGAACCCGGGCGCAGAGGGAAGCAGGCGATCTTCCGCGAGCTCCTCGAGACCTATCAATTGAGACCAGCGGAGGTCGTCGTACTGGGAGACAACCCCCATTCGGAGATAGACGCTGGGAACAAACTGGGAATACCGACCGTACAAATCCTGCGGGGGCGGAAGCAGGCCGCGGAATCCGCGTCGTTCCATGTGGAGGACCTGACGAAGTTCCTGCGATGGATCGAGACGCGCGGCATGTGCCTTCCTTCATGA
- a CDS encoding DUF2381 family protein: MHPAPLYLLLTLVLRQATPEPMPAPRPSCVDRQRIDLSARAAAGVQEICIAPGSLTGFVFDQPASVDLEEEVRFGRVLRGRDSISFVSPPDLAPGERLRLSVRFEREPPEQGVTFMLVAHPGQVTHQVDVFHDGRSRASLWQEIEEERAKNQRLGEENQSLHGQLNAPGGLLRVFLNGELGRQGIVSRVLSVNVSWNVENSLTILDGTVFRSFNSVAVQVSVKNSGTAPWKVEKAMLVANQGQRLEGIRFGPPQAIYPGVTRAIFVEARAAPGTPLEALTLTLNEEGPRSITMENIPLP, encoded by the coding sequence ATGCACCCCGCCCCCCTGTATCTTCTATTGACCCTGGTGCTGAGGCAAGCGACTCCCGAGCCGATGCCGGCTCCCCGGCCATCCTGTGTGGACAGACAACGCATTGATCTATCCGCACGGGCCGCCGCGGGAGTCCAGGAGATCTGTATCGCTCCCGGCAGCCTGACGGGATTTGTCTTTGATCAACCGGCTTCGGTCGACCTGGAAGAGGAAGTGCGTTTCGGCAGGGTGCTCCGGGGACGGGACAGCATCAGCTTCGTGTCACCACCGGATCTGGCTCCCGGGGAACGGCTGAGACTCTCGGTGCGCTTCGAGAGGGAGCCGCCCGAGCAGGGGGTGACCTTCATGCTGGTCGCGCATCCAGGTCAGGTGACCCACCAGGTCGATGTCTTCCATGACGGTCGCTCCCGGGCCTCGCTCTGGCAGGAAATCGAGGAGGAACGGGCGAAGAATCAGCGCCTGGGTGAAGAGAACCAGTCCCTGCACGGCCAGTTGAACGCACCTGGCGGACTGTTGAGGGTCTTCCTCAACGGAGAACTGGGTCGCCAGGGGATCGTCTCGAGGGTATTGAGCGTGAATGTGTCGTGGAACGTGGAGAACTCCCTCACCATCCTGGATGGGACGGTGTTCCGCTCATTCAACAGCGTGGCCGTGCAGGTCTCCGTCAAGAACAGCGGAACCGCCCCCTGGAAGGTGGAGAAGGCCATGTTGGTGGCGAACCAGGGACAGCGGTTGGAAGGTATCCGCTTTGGCCCCCCGCAGGCCATCTACCCCGGAGTGACGAGGGCCATCTTCGTCGAGGCCAGGGCCGCACCGGGAACTCCGCTCGAGGCACTGACACTGACGCTGAACGAAGAAGGACCGCGCTCCATCACCATGGAGAACATTCCCCTGCCCTGA
- a CDS encoding serine/threonine protein kinase: protein MSDERGEQDGGGRRRNEPAPGTQVAGFTLQECLATGSSGSVYRAERGGRRFALKLVPMGMWGEREVDALRRVRHTSVVGVLGYGQWPEDKPSFLVLALEWVDGPALDVWAREVRCTAEQLTRQVLRPMVEALGQVHAAGVVHRDVKEANILMRREDGRPVLVDFGSARYEGAPRLTMRLPPGTPEYRSPEIVRFAREWEGERYDSQPADDLWALGVTLHVLLTRTLPFGDRHGPLTRTILEHTPEAPHVRNPRVPRALGELCLRMLEKAPAARYADAQALARAVDEALAQADDAWRVPLFAEEPVRPVSEPPRAPAAPAPTATSGRSRALLLSLFAALVLPPGPQPLPSETRAMIPRTGLPVPLPPHEAGFRQELADTSKTAEVGPRAELLESPPPAPTHAPHREDQPMRKPHPGRSLLKSTLVSAACVGTGCASTPPPRPRPSPECPPGHQETLKRFGVVWPSWHTVILIPLEESRKSRIETLTVQEGPFTTAQVHGDWEGIPDQTKLYGELYFKDNRIHGHFTQLILRTGEVLPICMRLTEGIHPGMPMEPGSQPSKGKAIINLIPAVETVNRFYY, encoded by the coding sequence ATGTCTGACGAACGCGGCGAACAGGACGGGGGCGGGCGGAGGAGGAACGAGCCCGCTCCGGGTACCCAGGTGGCGGGGTTCACCCTCCAGGAGTGTCTGGCCACGGGCAGCTCGGGCAGCGTGTACCGGGCCGAGCGCGGCGGCAGACGCTTCGCCCTCAAGCTGGTACCCATGGGGATGTGGGGCGAGCGCGAGGTGGATGCGCTGCGCCGGGTGCGGCACACCTCGGTGGTGGGAGTGCTCGGCTATGGCCAGTGGCCCGAGGACAAGCCGAGCTTCCTGGTGCTCGCGCTGGAGTGGGTGGACGGCCCGGCGCTGGATGTCTGGGCCCGGGAGGTTCGGTGCACGGCGGAGCAACTGACCCGGCAGGTGCTGCGTCCCATGGTGGAAGCCCTGGGGCAGGTGCATGCGGCGGGGGTGGTGCATCGGGACGTGAAGGAGGCCAACATCCTCATGCGCCGGGAGGACGGGCGGCCGGTACTGGTGGACTTCGGCTCGGCCCGGTACGAGGGCGCCCCGCGCCTGACGATGCGGCTGCCTCCGGGCACGCCCGAGTACCGCAGCCCCGAGATCGTGCGCTTCGCCCGGGAGTGGGAAGGAGAGCGTTATGACTCCCAGCCCGCGGACGATCTGTGGGCCCTGGGAGTCACCCTCCATGTCCTGCTCACGCGCACCCTGCCCTTCGGAGACCGGCACGGCCCCCTGACGCGCACCATCCTCGAGCACACGCCGGAGGCGCCCCACGTGCGCAATCCTCGCGTCCCCCGGGCCCTGGGGGAGCTGTGCCTGCGCATGCTGGAGAAGGCACCCGCGGCCCGCTACGCCGACGCCCAGGCGCTCGCGCGCGCCGTGGACGAGGCCCTCGCCCAGGCGGACGACGCCTGGAGGGTGCCGCTCTTCGCCGAGGAGCCGGTGCGGCCGGTTTCCGAGCCTCCCCGCGCCCCGGCGGCGCCCGCGCCCACGGCCACGTCCGGGAGGAGCCGCGCCCTGCTCCTGAGCCTGTTCGCGGCGCTGGTCCTCCCGCCGGGCCCCCAGCCTCTTCCCTCGGAGACGAGGGCCATGATCCCACGCACTGGGTTGCCTGTGCCCCTCCCGCCACACGAAGCCGGGTTCCGCCAGGAATTGGCAGACACCTCGAAGACGGCCGAAGTTGGTCCACGCGCGGAACTTCTGGAGTCACCACCCCCCGCGCCCACCCACGCGCCGCACCGCGAGGATCAACCGATGCGAAAACCCCACCCGGGCCGTTCCCTGCTCAAGTCCACCCTGGTCTCCGCCGCGTGTGTGGGCACGGGCTGCGCGAGCACCCCTCCCCCCCGTCCCCGCCCCTCCCCCGAGTGCCCTCCGGGCCATCAGGAGACGCTCAAGCGCTTCGGCGTCGTATGGCCCAGCTGGCATACGGTCATCCTCATCCCATTGGAGGAATCCAGAAAGTCACGCATCGAGACCCTCACCGTCCAGGAAGGCCCCTTCACCACCGCCCAGGTCCACGGGGACTGGGAGGGCATCCCGGATCAGACGAAGCTCTACGGGGAGCTCTACTTCAAAGACAACCGGATTCATGGCCATTTCACCCAACTCATCCTTCGCACGGGAGAAGTCCTGCCCATCTGTATGCGCCTCACGGAGGGGATCCATCCGGGGATGCCGATGGAACCCGGGAGCCAGCCGAGCAAGGGCAAGGCCATCATCAACCTCATACCGGCCGTGGAGACCGTGAATCGTTTCTACTACTGA
- a CDS encoding alpha/beta fold hydrolase encodes MQRFVEVADGVSLWVETWGPEDAPTILLIMGANASGLAWPDELMALLSRRHRVIRYDHRDTGASTWAFDTKPYPITRLAEDAVAVLDALGISRAHVVGMSLGGLLVQLLLLDHPQRLLSATVFGIPALGGTPADGTAPVPIDKGLLEFWSHMFEPRELEAELDWRVENWRRLHGRVLPFDAEEYRALERRIIRHAGRHDNPGAHARASTTGLERGAELAHVTVPTLVIATPEDPINPAPNARHLAANLPHSTLVTLEGMGHALPRVLMPSLAAALLGHIDTVERGARG; translated from the coding sequence ATGCAACGCTTCGTCGAAGTCGCCGACGGTGTCTCGCTCTGGGTCGAGACCTGGGGCCCGGAGGACGCGCCCACCATCCTGCTCATCATGGGAGCCAATGCCTCGGGCCTCGCCTGGCCGGACGAGCTCATGGCGCTGCTGTCCAGACGGCACCGGGTCATCCGCTATGACCACCGGGACACCGGCGCCTCCACCTGGGCCTTCGACACGAAACCCTATCCCATCACCCGGCTGGCCGAGGACGCCGTGGCCGTGCTCGATGCGCTCGGCATCTCCCGCGCGCACGTCGTGGGCATGTCGCTGGGTGGTCTGCTCGTGCAACTGCTGCTGCTCGATCACCCCCAGCGGCTGCTCAGCGCGACCGTCTTCGGCATCCCCGCCCTCGGTGGCACGCCCGCGGACGGCACGGCGCCCGTCCCCATCGACAAGGGACTGCTCGAGTTCTGGAGCCACATGTTCGAGCCGCGCGAGCTCGAGGCGGAGCTGGACTGGCGGGTGGAGAACTGGCGGAGGCTCCACGGGCGGGTGCTGCCCTTCGACGCGGAGGAGTACCGCGCGCTCGAGCGCCGCATCATCCGCCACGCCGGCCGGCACGACAACCCGGGCGCCCACGCACGCGCCAGCACCACCGGCCTGGAGCGCGGCGCGGAGCTGGCCCACGTCACCGTGCCCACGCTCGTCATCGCCACCCCGGAGGATCCCATCAATCCGGCGCCCAACGCGCGGCACCTGGCGGCGAACCTGCCCCACTCGACGCTCGTGACCCTCGAGGGCATGGGCCATGCGCTTCCCCGCGTCCTCATGCCCTCGCTCGCGGCGGCACTCCTGGGGCACATCGACACCGTGGAGCGCGGGGCCCGCGGGTAG
- the rho gene encoding transcription termination factor Rho, which produces MSETDNRDPSELPSPMAAHADAPDVDDGDDEGDEGPDEGEGSASPGQPAGAAPGPGGRRRRRRRRRRGAQVLFTPEGQAYRMVAGPDGQPQQVFLTPQELQQYQQRLAQQQQQAQHHGQQAPQHAPQHHGERQQRPPQVAAQPSLAPVEGVLDTEAKGPNAYLRQLKRNLLPSPDDAEIPKNLVQKLRLRPGQYLHAFAQMKGPKGIVQRVEQADGRPLDLMSRLPHFADLTSVDPVDRIKLENGHREMVTRVLDLISPIGKGQRALIVAPPKTGKTIMLQRIAQAVVANHPEIHLMVLLIDERPEEVTDMRRNIKAEVLASSSDRPTGDHLKIAELALERARRLVEGGKDVMILLDSITRLARAYNKEVDNSGRTLSGGVDSRALERPKRIFGAARATEEAGSLTIVGTALIDTGSRMDEVIFEEFKGTGNSEVTLDRFLAEKRIFPAVNIGQSGTRKEEKLFGHKEYEKVKKMRQMLFAVKPVEAMEALVKRLSRYTYNDEFLEEL; this is translated from the coding sequence ATGAGCGAAACCGATAACCGCGATCCCTCCGAGCTCCCCTCCCCCATGGCCGCCCACGCCGATGCACCGGACGTGGATGACGGTGATGACGAGGGCGACGAGGGACCCGATGAAGGCGAGGGCTCGGCCTCGCCTGGACAGCCCGCGGGCGCCGCGCCCGGACCGGGAGGCCGCCGCCGCCGTCGCCGCCGCCGCCGCCGGGGAGCCCAGGTGCTCTTCACCCCCGAAGGACAGGCCTACCGCATGGTGGCCGGTCCGGACGGTCAGCCCCAGCAGGTGTTCCTCACGCCGCAGGAACTGCAGCAGTACCAGCAGCGCCTGGCGCAGCAGCAACAGCAGGCCCAGCACCACGGGCAGCAGGCGCCCCAGCACGCGCCGCAGCACCATGGGGAGCGGCAGCAGAGGCCCCCGCAGGTGGCCGCCCAGCCCTCGCTCGCCCCGGTGGAAGGGGTGCTCGACACCGAGGCCAAGGGGCCCAACGCCTATCTGCGCCAGCTCAAGCGCAACCTGCTGCCCTCTCCGGATGACGCGGAGATTCCCAAGAACCTGGTGCAGAAGCTGCGCTTGCGCCCGGGGCAGTACCTGCATGCCTTCGCCCAGATGAAGGGCCCCAAGGGCATCGTCCAGCGCGTGGAGCAGGCGGATGGCCGCCCGTTGGACCTGATGAGCCGCCTGCCGCACTTCGCCGACCTCACGTCCGTGGATCCGGTGGACCGCATCAAGCTGGAGAATGGCCATCGGGAGATGGTGACGCGGGTGTTGGATCTCATCTCGCCCATCGGCAAGGGGCAGCGCGCGCTCATCGTGGCACCGCCCAAGACGGGCAAGACCATCATGCTGCAGCGCATTGCCCAGGCGGTGGTGGCCAACCATCCGGAAATCCACCTCATGGTGCTGCTCATCGACGAGCGCCCCGAGGAGGTGACGGACATGCGCCGCAACATCAAGGCCGAGGTGCTGGCGTCCAGCTCGGACCGGCCCACGGGCGATCACCTGAAGATCGCCGAGCTGGCGCTGGAGCGGGCACGGCGCCTGGTGGAGGGAGGCAAGGACGTGATGATCCTCCTGGACTCCATCACCCGGCTGGCGCGCGCCTACAACAAGGAAGTGGACAACTCGGGACGCACGCTGTCGGGCGGCGTGGACAGCCGCGCGCTGGAGCGCCCCAAGCGCATCTTCGGCGCGGCGCGCGCCACCGAGGAGGCGGGCAGCCTCACCATCGTGGGCACGGCGCTCATCGACACCGGCAGCCGCATGGACGAGGTCATCTTCGAGGAGTTCAAGGGCACGGGTAACTCCGAGGTCACCCTGGACCGGTTCCTGGCGGAGAAGCGCATCTTCCCGGCGGTCAACATCGGCCAGTCGGGCACGCGCAAGGAAGAGAAGCTCTTCGGCCACAAGGAATACGAGAAGGTGAAGAAGATGCGCCAGATGCTCTTCGCGGTGAAGCCCGTGGAGGCCATGGAGGCGCTCGTCAAGCGGCTCAGCCGCTACACCTACAACGACGAGTTCCTCGAGGAGTTGTGA
- the sppA gene encoding signal peptide peptidase SppA: MRALSALSLLFPSLVLAQTGLILQPAVPPRGVTLPPTSAALVDEATALALNPASLRLVGPGQLTWLHERNLARDQVADGLFLGTSLGGGLGAGFSLEWMRGRGLPDYRKTSFGLALGAGALSLGVGYHDISSADATLSRLSGFDLGLTLRPSRHVSVGAVVRDVNAPRQGGFLLPRVYNLAVGVRPLGERVTLGVDYAATEGNWSTGQLTYTARATVIPGVSLGAGVSHGLGPAGPLALQLSATLDSTHWGLTYAAGGATSGGADHVVAVRLSGQKYPAPRLDGGTVALLDLDDRLVARGGLGTLLGGVGRDPYLELMRWLDGATRDERLRGVVLKVAGLPGVDWGKADELHQAILRLRAAGKKVMAMLYQVDDRAYFVGAAADEVYALSASSLLVNGLSAQVTYLGGTMEKLGVSWDVARVGDYKTAPEQLTRRDLSPAQRETLEAFLDTQTAHDVERVTKARRLTPERLREAWGEGILTANRAKELGLVDGVLTPEEFDTRLEALVPGARYDARYSPRDERDGRWSPRRRIAVVPVLGTIVGGKSRQSPLGGELSVGAETVVLALEHAQSDPSVAAIVVRVDSGGGEVLASDLMYRAVLEARKHKPVIASMGDVAASGGYYAAMGADEVWALPTTLTGSIGVFFLKPALRGLLGDKLGVSTETIGRAPMPDLVNLWRPWTEPEQKAVQAWVDSAYDDFITQVSLSRKLDKARVDAIARGRVWTGVAAHERGLVDQLGGLMEAVEAARKRAGVPADEELELKVMGDARGFFSSLGGEPGVSAALRPPEPLLPPTVQAFLREAGLESPWMLEPGLKAVQPYTLTVR; the protein is encoded by the coding sequence ATGCGAGCCCTTTCCGCCTTGTCGCTGCTGTTTCCCAGCCTCGTGCTCGCCCAGACGGGGCTCATCCTCCAGCCCGCCGTGCCACCCCGCGGGGTGACGCTGCCACCCACGTCCGCCGCGCTGGTGGACGAAGCCACGGCGCTGGCCCTCAACCCCGCCAGCCTGCGTCTGGTGGGGCCCGGGCAGCTCACCTGGCTGCACGAGCGCAACCTCGCGCGCGACCAGGTGGCGGATGGGCTCTTCCTGGGCACCTCGCTCGGAGGGGGCCTGGGGGCGGGCTTCAGCCTCGAGTGGATGCGGGGCCGCGGGCTGCCCGACTACCGCAAGACGTCCTTCGGCCTGGCGCTCGGCGCGGGGGCGCTGTCACTGGGGGTGGGCTACCACGACATCTCCTCGGCGGACGCCACGCTCTCCCGGCTGTCCGGCTTCGATCTGGGCCTCACGCTGCGCCCCTCGCGCCACGTGTCCGTGGGCGCGGTGGTGCGGGACGTGAACGCGCCCCGGCAGGGCGGCTTCCTCCTGCCGCGCGTCTACAACCTCGCCGTGGGGGTGCGGCCCCTGGGCGAGCGCGTGACGCTGGGCGTGGACTACGCGGCGACCGAGGGAAACTGGAGCACGGGACAGCTCACCTATACGGCGCGCGCCACGGTGATTCCGGGCGTGAGCCTGGGCGCGGGCGTGTCCCATGGCCTGGGCCCGGCGGGCCCGCTGGCCCTGCAGCTCTCGGCCACCCTGGACAGCACGCACTGGGGCCTCACCTACGCGGCCGGCGGCGCCACGAGCGGCGGAGCGGACCACGTGGTGGCGGTGCGCCTGTCGGGACAGAAGTACCCGGCGCCACGGCTCGACGGGGGCACGGTGGCGCTGTTGGACCTGGATGATCGGCTGGTGGCGCGCGGTGGGCTCGGCACGCTGCTCGGCGGCGTGGGGAGAGACCCCTACCTGGAGCTGATGCGCTGGCTCGACGGGGCCACGCGGGACGAGCGGCTGCGGGGCGTGGTGCTCAAGGTGGCGGGCCTGCCCGGCGTGGACTGGGGCAAGGCGGACGAGCTGCACCAGGCCATCCTCCGGCTGCGCGCGGCGGGCAAGAAGGTGATGGCGATGCTGTACCAGGTGGATGACCGGGCCTACTTCGTGGGCGCGGCCGCGGACGAGGTGTATGCCCTGTCCGCCTCCTCGCTGCTCGTCAACGGCCTGTCGGCCCAGGTGACGTACCTGGGCGGGACGATGGAGAAGCTGGGGGTGAGCTGGGACGTGGCCCGGGTGGGCGACTACAAGACGGCGCCCGAGCAGCTCACCCGCCGGGACCTGAGCCCCGCGCAGCGCGAGACGCTCGAGGCCTTCCTGGACACGCAGACGGCCCACGACGTGGAGCGGGTGACGAAGGCGCGCCGCCTGACGCCCGAGCGCCTCCGGGAGGCATGGGGCGAGGGCATCCTCACGGCAAACCGGGCCAAGGAGCTGGGGCTGGTGGATGGGGTGCTGACGCCCGAGGAGTTCGACACCCGGCTGGAGGCGCTGGTGCCCGGCGCCCGCTATGACGCCCGCTACTCGCCGCGCGACGAGCGGGACGGGCGCTGGAGCCCGAGGCGCCGCATCGCCGTGGTGCCGGTGCTCGGCACCATCGTCGGAGGCAAGAGCCGCCAGTCGCCGCTGGGCGGCGAGCTGTCCGTGGGCGCGGAGACGGTGGTGCTCGCCCTGGAGCACGCCCAGTCCGACCCGTCCGTGGCGGCCATCGTCGTGCGCGTGGACTCGGGAGGCGGCGAGGTGCTGGCCTCGGACCTGATGTACCGCGCCGTGCTCGAGGCCAGGAAGCACAAGCCCGTCATCGCCTCCATGGGCGACGTGGCGGCCTCGGGTGGCTACTACGCGGCCATGGGCGCGGACGAGGTGTGGGCCCTGCCCACCACGCTCACGGGCAGCATCGGCGTCTTCTTCCTCAAGCCCGCGCTGCGCGGCCTGCTGGGCGACAAGCTGGGCGTGAGCACGGAGACCATTGGCCGCGCCCCCATGCCGGACCTGGTGAACCTGTGGAGGCCCTGGACGGAGCCGGAGCAGAAGGCCGTCCAGGCCTGGGTGGACTCGGCCTATGACGACTTCATCACCCAGGTGTCGCTGTCTCGCAAGCTGGACAAGGCCCGGGTGGACGCCATCGCCCGGGGGCGGGTGTGGACGGGCGTGGCGGCGCACGAGCGGGGCCTGGTGGACCAGCTCGGAGGCCTGATGGAGGCGGTGGAGGCGGCGCGCAAGCGGGCCGGGGTGCCCGCCGACGAGGAGCTGGAGCTCAAGGTGATGGGGGACGCCAGGGGCTTCTTCTCCTCCCTGGGGGGAGAGCCCGGCGTGAGCGCCGCACTGAGACCCCCCGAGCCCCTCCTCCCGCCCACCGTGCAGGCATTCCTGCGGGAGGCCGGCCTGGAGTCCCCGTGGATGCTGGAACCCGGACTCAAGGCGGTCCAGCCCTACACCCTCACGGTGCGCTGA
- a CDS encoding PEGA domain-containing protein: MKILALLLLPSLALAAPPSAPRRITSILIPMDSAAEAGGPKMESYMNEALGQFQGYTVSKSEQFLGLPRDGEAEASLKRGQQGYQESLAAFEKKDYEDAERKLRATLKELQAATAAMTASCTPLCDAIALYAAVMHQRGDVEEAKLALLDLLALHPTFELNTKRFNREFIALRLQVATGINAALRGTATVKSRPAGARVFIDNEFQGYTPMTVPTLAVGKHLLRLERPGFRVAGQVLEVSPDDVESSTDLQPTEEYKAFDARMDTVATEVMRADKGASPAVSSLGKALGLERALVGTLRDMKENGATELVLGLYETSSGKRLGVRRVVLQGDEFGQLKSELSRIVNHLMNNSEGGSEKVVKSSDPLDNSHGMDEWNREDRGGKRRAQEKKSKGGDPLDGVNGTEDW, translated from the coding sequence ATGAAGATCCTGGCGCTCCTGCTGCTTCCCTCCCTCGCCCTGGCGGCCCCCCCCAGTGCGCCCCGGCGCATCACCTCCATCCTCATTCCGATGGACTCCGCCGCCGAGGCGGGTGGACCGAAGATGGAGAGCTACATGAACGAGGCCCTGGGACAGTTCCAGGGCTACACCGTGAGCAAGTCCGAGCAGTTCCTGGGCCTGCCGCGGGATGGAGAGGCGGAGGCCTCGCTCAAGCGGGGCCAGCAGGGCTATCAGGAGAGCCTCGCCGCCTTCGAGAAGAAGGACTACGAGGACGCCGAGCGCAAGCTGCGCGCCACGCTCAAGGAGTTGCAGGCGGCCACCGCGGCGATGACGGCCTCGTGCACCCCCCTGTGCGACGCCATCGCGCTCTACGCCGCGGTGATGCACCAGCGCGGCGACGTGGAGGAGGCGAAGCTCGCGCTGTTGGACCTGCTGGCGCTCCACCCCACCTTCGAGCTGAACACCAAGCGCTTCAACCGGGAGTTCATCGCGCTGCGGCTGCAGGTGGCCACGGGCATCAACGCGGCGCTGCGTGGCACGGCGACGGTGAAGTCGCGTCCGGCCGGGGCGCGCGTCTTCATCGACAACGAGTTCCAGGGCTATACGCCGATGACGGTGCCCACGCTCGCGGTGGGCAAGCACCTGCTGCGCCTGGAGCGCCCGGGCTTCCGCGTGGCCGGGCAGGTGCTGGAGGTGAGCCCGGACGACGTCGAGTCGAGCACCGATCTGCAGCCCACCGAGGAGTACAAGGCCTTCGACGCCCGGATGGACACGGTGGCCACGGAGGTGATGCGCGCGGACAAGGGCGCCAGCCCGGCGGTGTCCTCGCTCGGCAAGGCGCTCGGACTGGAGCGGGCCCTGGTGGGCACGCTGCGCGACATGAAGGAGAACGGCGCCACCGAGCTGGTGCTGGGGTTGTACGAGACGAGCAGCGGCAAGCGGCTCGGCGTGCGGCGCGTGGTGCTGCAGGGCGATGAGTTCGGCCAGCTCAAGTCGGAGCTGTCGCGCATCGTCAATCACCTGATGAACAACTCCGAGGGGGGCTCGGAGAAGGTGGTGAAGTCGTCGGATCCGCTGGACAACTCCCACGGCATGGACGAGTGGAACCGCGAGGATCGCGGCGGCAAGCGGCGCGCCCAGGAGAAGAAGTCCAAGGGGGGCGATCCGCTGGACGGAGTGAACGGTACCGAAGATTGGTGA